The following are from one region of the Salvia hispanica cultivar TCC Black 2014 chromosome 1, UniMelb_Shisp_WGS_1.0, whole genome shotgun sequence genome:
- the LOC125201961 gene encoding mitochondrial import inner membrane translocase subunit TIM17-2-like encodes MGTPETSREPCPDRIFDDVGGAFGMGAVGGGAFHFLKGLYNSPKGERLIGGTQAVRMNAPRVGGSFAVWGGLFSTFDCTMVYMRQKEDPWNSIIAGAATGGFLQMRQGMGAASRSALFGGVLLALIEGAGIMLNKVMSAQQNFPPMEDPVPNVAGMPGHPMGQMPGQPSVNIESMDAGSSSSSPSPSSWFGGLFGGKEETTSSDGSKTKVLESFDAPTPPSFEYK; translated from the coding sequence ATGGGCACCCCGGAAACATCTAGAGAACCTTGCCCAGACCGTATCTTTGATGACGTAGGTGGAGCTTTTGGGATGGGTGCTGTTGGTGGTGGAGCTTTCCATTTCCTGAAAGGACTCTATAACTCACCTAAAGGTGAGCGTTTGATTGGGGGTACTCAAGCAGTCCGCATGAATGCTCCTCGTGTTGGTGGTAGTTTTGCCGTATGGGGTGGGCTTTTTTCCACCTTCGACTGCACAATGGTCTACATGAGGCAGAAAGAGGATCCTTGGAACTCGATCATAGCAGGTGCAGCAACTGGCGGCTTTCTGCAGATGCGTCAGGGAATGGGTGCTGCTTCACGATCTGCATTGTTTGGTGGTGTTTTACTTGCTTTGATCGAAGGAGCTGGGATAATGTTAAACAAAGTTATGAGTGCACAACAGAACTTCCCTCCGATGGAAGACCCTGTTCCGAATGTGGCTGGTATGCCTGGACACCCCATGGGGCAAATGCCTGGTCAACCTTCAGTAAATATTGAGAGCATGGACGCAGgatcttcttcttcgtcaCCATCACCTTCTTCATGGTTTGGAGGCCTTTTTGGCGGAAAGGAGGAGACAACTTCTAGTGATGGAAGCAAGACAAAGGTTTTAGAGAGCTTTGATGCTCCAACTCCTCCATCATTCGAGTACAAATGA
- the LOC125202322 gene encoding ankyrin repeat-containing protein At2g01680-like, with protein MVPGSTKTKLYDAAKNGDVATLQELVKQDPNLVGEVLYAHSRNVLHIAAMHGQERIVEVLIFHEQLARDLDSQNSTALHIAAAQGNAALATKLLSMAPETLWWRDCHDMNPVHIAVIHGNVEILRELLRRDYSPALERVRHGQTVLHLCVKHGQEVAFNFLLTRLGELICAKDDDGDTILHRAARCKQLKFVAELVEMDKIELQTQNSLGKTAMQILTESDPSITHEDLHMLKPKIPSTINKISKVFPDLIDTTMVVVVLIATMAFQAAVSPPGGVWQEDTTSHKAGDAVMASTHPKLYKQFIRANNTAFVSSIITIFLITTRQPSGRIFFMLISLFTTWVSLASISLSYGASIVVISPNTDTQSLVVLIIIVVVVSLSIIGFIFVYNTISECRTRDNHSTLRQIKTLEDILIFLTEKLIVRSSQPVQWNVEQGGVIRSSPSPSSIPTSPPSP; from the exons ATGGTTCCCGGGTCAACAAAAACCAAGCTCTATGATGCTGCAAAAAATGGAGATGTAGCAACATTGCAAGAATTGGTGAAACAAGATCCGAATCTTGTTGGTGAAGTTTTATATGCACACTCACGAAATGTTCTTCACATAGCAGCGATGCATGGGCAAGAACGCATCGTTGAGGTGTTGATATTCCACGAACAGCTAGCTCGAGATTTAGACTCACAAAATTCGACAGCCCTTCACATAGCAGCTGCGCAAGGGAATGCCGCATTAGCCACAAAATTGTTATCAATGGCCCCTGAGACACTCTGGTGGCGAGACTGTCATGATATGAACCCGGTTCATATTGCAGTCATCCATGGGAATGTTGAAATCTTGAGAGAGCTGCTTCGGCGCGATTATTCTCCAGCTTTGGAAAGGGTACGTCACGGACAGACTGTGCTGCACTTGTGCGTTAAACATGGCCAGGAGGTAGCATTCAACTTTTTGTTGACGAGGTTGGGGGAGCTTATTTGTGCCAAGGATGATGATGGCGACACAATATTGCATCGGGCTGCTAGGTGCAAACAATTAAAG TTTGTCGCAGAATTGGTGGAGATGGATAAAATAGAGCTGCAGACACAGAATTCTTTGGGCAAAACAGCGATGCAAATCTTGACAGAGAGTGATCCATCCATAACTCATGAAGATTTACACATGCTAAAACCTAAGATTCcatcaacaattaataaaatatcaaaggTCTTCCCCGACCTGATCGACACGacaatggtggtggtggtccTGATAGCAACCATGGCGTTCCAGGCTGCTGTCAGCCCCCCAGGCGGGGTGTGGCAGGAAGACACGACATCACACAAGGCTGGAGATGCGGTGATGGCATCAACTCATCCCAAACTATACAAACAGTTCATTCGTGCTAACAACACAGCCTTCGTATCATCAATCATCACAATCTTCCTCATCACTACCCGGCAGCCATCGGGACGCATTTTTTTCATGCTCATCTCCTTATTCACAACGTGGGTATCACTTGCATCTATTTCACTCAGCTATGGAGCTTCCATAGTGGTCATCTCTCCGAATACAGACACACAATCACTTGTTGTTCTTATTATCATTGTGGTGGTTGTGTCACTAAGCATCATAGGATTCATATTTGTGTATAATACTATCAGTGAATGCCGGACGAGAGATAACCATTCAACTCTTCGTCAAATAAAGACGCTGGAGGATATACTCATCTTCCTCACTGAAAAGCTAATTGTACGATCGTCCCAGCCAGTGCAGTGGAATGTAGAACAAGGGGGGGTGATACGAAGCAGCCCAAGCCCAAGCTCAATCCCAACGTCTCCACCCAGCCCGTAA